In a genomic window of Trichoderma atroviride chromosome 4, complete sequence:
- a CDS encoding uncharacterized protein (EggNog:ENOG41~SECRETED:SignalP(1-20)) yields MQFKPLLFLVAAFPFTQAQAAPTAKDVVDAIHNITDISAGALDIATNISSMNILGSALKITDDLRKIVTDVANDVKTLQGNTTLPQFSDRDQAEICEALGGFAKTHQDFFKALANKKIFLDATTLTEPIGALLVLLRAGLDHLAEGVIALVPTCGVKARDELKDLDKTLGETISTFSVHAPDVPSVQPPVATNESLNATNHPIPASIPAPRPGVVGSPLGGAIGAGGKPTEISATGPIGTPVAAPVGGQ; encoded by the exons ATGCAATTCAAgcctctccttttcttggTCGCTGCATTTCCCTTTACTCAGGCTCAGGCAGCCCCGACGGCTAAAGATGTGGTCGACGCTATACACAACATCACTGATATCTCTGCGGGTGCTTTGGATATTGCCACCAACATAAGCTCTATGAATATCCTCGGGTCTGCTCTG AAAATAACAGACGACCTCCGTAAGATTGTCACGGATGTCGCAAACGACGTTAAGACTCTCCAAGGCAATACTACTCTTCCTCAATTCTCCGACCGCGATCAAGCAGAAATTTGCGAGGCTCTCGGCGGC TTCGCCAAAACCCACCAAGACTTCTTCAAGGCCCTCGCCAACAAGAAGATCTTCCTAGACGCCACGACCCTCACAGAGCCCATCGGCGCCCTTCTGGTCTTACTAAGAGCTGGACTCGACCATCTCGCAGAGGGAGTCATTGCCCTGGTCCCGACCTGTGGAGTCAAAGCGAGAGACGAGTTGAAAGACCTCGACAAGACTCTGGGCGAAACAATCAGCACCTTTAGCGTCCACGCGCCGGATGTTCCCAGCGTTCAGCCACCTGTTGCTACCAATGAGTCGCTTAATGCTACTAATCACCCGATTCCTGCTTCGATTCCAGCTCCGCGGCCGGGTGTTGTTGGCAGCCCCCTCGGTGGTGCtattggtgctggtggcaaGCCTACCGAGATATCTGCTACGGGCCCGATTGGAACGCCTGTTGCAGCGCCTGTTGGAGGCCAATAG
- a CDS encoding uncharacterized protein (EggNog:ENOG41) translates to MSLSGGLDIHTLQIRPSQMSLRPPLHGGADAVVTGVIAQPTMSTSYSKRSDAALRNHFAGFQQLKRSSTPTSDISVSSSQASRIAAGSLGKWVGWRPWGGAASSNEAQPKPEKEAPKVPKRAPGINQPGAVPGFEHWIAQQKKSAAARTTAGTANRSALSDGLQDAA, encoded by the coding sequence ATGTCGCTATCGGGCGGTCTTGACATCCACACACTTCAGATTCGGCCCAGCCAAATGAGTCTGCGCCCTCCGCTCCATGGTGGTGCTGACGCTGTTGTTACCGGCGTCATTGCTCAGCCGACCATGTCGACTAGTTACTCGAAGCGCAGCGATGCTGCCTTGCGTAATCACTTTGCCGGCTTCCAACAACTCAAGCGAAGCTCTACTCCTACGTCTGATATATCGGTTTCATCCTCGCAAGCATCGCGgattgctgctggcagcCTCGGGAAATGGGTTGGATGGCGGCCGTGGGGAGGAGCAGCAAGTTCGAACGAAGCCCAACCCAAAccagagaaagaagcacCCAAAGTACCTAAAAGGGCGCCGGGTATCAATCAACCTGGTGCAGTTCCGGGATTTGAGCATTGGATAGcacagcagaagaaaagtgCTGCAGCCAGAACGACAGCCGGGACCGCTAATCGCAGTGCACTGTCAGACGGCTTACAAGACGCTGCCTGA
- a CDS encoding uncharacterized protein (EggNog:ENOG41), whose product MDRLDLPQPESASSPLQCCCGSPDCVHLKKNCSILEAVEKDVHTAAQLGKALLARHEAYMADAERDRLRLNSRIERLQTDKQELEANNAAKSEENNQLLEQLELLNSTFLDSDAKIKSLEASLLSSQQAIRRLENAAARAAEADQHLKILEVEQDKLTGELRASKEEARSHAQRFKEAQRGILDMQDQLERMEREAILERQRHEEMMEKVDRQREVEKHLDAAAVRLKGAAASKSITDNRQGSKIVGHFVRDLLQDNANLQLGIAELREMLLTSNDEIQELREQLMFHQPLADDSSPASTLKAELEPSLFEHSKPPARVSYSPPLPRCCQARCPEAQEKAPGPIAWHLHAPGHNLKSIFFAGPMGSAPLDLISHCSDSFHYRRRYNTHHCQVLSLARILHTLRNVLLAPHFARHFRPQRHRNRFSHVAHNKLRPHVSYLACVAQKATIGGLILQLPITLNHRHRARNDRGPGANSLPL is encoded by the exons ATGGACAGGCTCGATCTGCCCCAGCCCGagtcggcctcgtcgcctctgcagtgctgctgcggcagTCCCGACTGCGTCCACCTCAAGAAGAACTGCTCGATTCTCGAAGCCGTTGAGAAGGATGTGCACACAGCTGCCCAGTTAGGCAAG GCGCTACTCGCCAGGCACGAAGCCTACATGGCCGACGCGGAACGGGACAGACTACGGCTCAACTCCCGCATAGAACGCCTGCAGACTGACaagcaggagctggaggccAACAATGCGGCAAAGAGCGAAGAGAACAACCAGCtgctcgagcagctcgaATTACTCAACAGCACCTTCCTCGACTCTGATGCCAAGATCAAGAGCTTAGAAGCAAGCCTCCTCTCCTCACAACAGGCTATTCGCCGCCTCGAAAATGCGGCGGCGCGAGCGGCCGAGGCCGACCAGCACCTCAAGATCCTTGAAGTGGAACAGGACAAACTCACAGGAGAGCTTCGGGCTTCTAAGGAGGAGGCTCGCTCTCACGCGCAGCGGTTCAAGGAGGCTCAGCGGGGCATCCTCGACATGCAGGACCAGCTCGAGCGCATGGAGAGGGAGGCCATCTTGGAGCGGCAGCGCCacgaggagatgatggaaaaggtCGACCGCCAGCGTGAAGTGGAGAAGcaccttgatgctgccgccgtgCGACTCAAGGGCGCTGCGGCCTCCAAATCAATCACCGATAACCGACAGGGAAGCAAAATTGTCGGCCACTTTGTTCGCGACCTGCTGCAGGACAATGCAAATCTCCAACTGGGTATTGCCGAATTGCGCGAGATGCTCCTCACTAGTAATGACGAGATTCAGGAGCTGAGAGAGCAGCTCATGTTCCACCAGCCTCTTGCCGATGACTCCAGCCCAGCCTCGACTCTCAAGGCAGAATTGGAGCCTTCCTTGTTTGAACACTCAAAACCCCCCGCAAGAGTTTCATATTCACCACCACTACCACGTTGCTGCCAAGCAAGATGTCCGGAAGCCCAAGAAAAAGCGCCAGGGCCTATTGCCTGGCATCTTCACGCCCCCGGCCACAATCTCAAGTCgatcttcttcgccgggCCCATGGGCTCAGCGCCGCTTGATCTCATCTCCCATTGCTCCGATTCTTTCCACTACCGGCGGCGATACAACACCCATCACTGCCAGGTCCTCAGCCTGGCACGAATTCTCCACACCCTCCGAAATGTCCTCCTCGCTCCCCACTTCGCCCGGCATTTTCGACCACAGCGGCACCGAAACAGATTCTCTCATGTCGCCCACAACAAGCTACGACCCCATGTCTCCTACTTGGCGTGCGTCGCACAGAAAGCGACCATCGGCGGCCTCATCCTCCAGCTTCCAATCACTCTCAATCATCGACATAGAGCCAGGAATGACCGGGGTCCAGGCGCCAATTCCCTTCCGCTTTAG
- a CDS encoding uncharacterized protein (EggNog:ENOG41), with the protein MAQEYKLKGVTSLSLKPGQKQEAEVEGIQDAKVLLVGLQTGGKAEVQAIGAKCTHYGAPLAKGILTTGGRLTCPWHGACFSAKSGDVEDGPALDSLQVFPLTERDGGFYITGEEAAIKGGRRKPNFQCSVSSDAQERVVVVGGGSGALGLVEGLREKGYTGHITIISKEGYLPIDRPKLSKALITDSSKLAWRDKSWFDSGSVEWVDGEVNSVDFSGRQVVTASGSKVPYTKLVLATGGTPRELPLQGFKVLGNIFTLRTVHDTKKIVDAIGEKGKKIVIIGSSFIGMEIANATGADNSVTVVGMEKVPLERVLGEQVGAGIQKALEGKGIKFYLSAGVDRAEPSASDPSKVGAVYLKDGTKLDADLVILGVGVSPETSYLRDNSAVELQKDGSLQTDENFAVKGLKDVYAVGDIATYPYHGPGGNGGLVRIEHWNVAQNAGRAVATHIVNPSASTTYFIPVFWSALGAQLRYSGNTIASGWDDVVLDGDVGAGKWLAYYTKGETVVAVASQGRDPAVMQVSELLRLGRAPTKSQLKGGVDIFSIDVSA; encoded by the exons ATGGCTCAAGAATACAAGCTCAAGGGCGTGACGTCGTTGTCACTTAAGCCCGGTCAGAAGCAGGAGGCCGAGGTTGAAGGCATCCAGGATGCCAAGGTCCTCCTCGTAGGCCTGCAAACCGGTGGAAAGGCAGAAGTGCAAGCCATTGGAGCCAAATGTACCCATTACGGCGCTCCTTTGGCAAAGGGTATCTTGACCACTGGCGGCCGTTTGACTTGTCCCTGGCATGGAG CTTGCTTCAGTGCCAAATctggagatgttgaagaCGGCCCTGCGTTGGATAGCTTGCAAGTGTTTCCCCTCACCGAGCGTGATGGGGGATTTTACATTACCGGCGAGGAGGCCGCTATCAAAGGTGGCCGAAGGAAGCCCAACTTCCAGTGCAGCGTTTCAAGCGATGCCCAGGAGAGAGTTGTCGTCGTGGGTGGTGGCTCTGGTGCGCTTGGTCTTGTTGAAGGACTGCGAGAGAAGGGATATACTGGACATatcaccatcatctccaaggaGGGCTACCTCCCCATTGACAGGCCCAAGCTGAGCAAAGCACTCATCACAGATTCATCCAAGCTAGCATGGCGTGACAAGAGCTGGTTCGACAGTGGCTCAGTTGAGTGGGTTGATGGTGAAGTCAACAGCGTCGACTTTTCCGGCCGACAAGTGGTGACTgccagcggcagcaaggTTCCATACACCAAGCTGGTTCTCGCAACCGGAGGAACTCCCAGGGAGCTCCCTCTGCAAGGCTTCAAGGTTCTCGGCAACATCTTCACCCTCCGCACTGTGCATGACACCAAAAAGATTGTCGACGCCATTggagaaaagggcaagaagattgtcatCATCGGATCATCGTTTATTGGCATGGAAATTGCCAACGCGACAGGCGCTGACAACTCGGTGACAGTCGTGGGCATGGAAAAGGTTCCCCTCGAGCGTGTTCTTGGCGAGCAGGTCGGTGCTGGCATTCAAAAGGCCCTGGAAGGCAAGGGCATCAAGTTCTACCTGAGTGCTGGCGTCGACAGGGCTGAGCCATCAGCCTCGGACCCATCCAAGGTTGGCGCTGTCTATCTCAAAGACGGCACCAAACTTGACGCAGACCTTGTCATTTTGGGAGTTGGAGTATCTCCCGAGACGTCTTACCTGAGGGACAACTCGGCTGTTGAGCTGCAAAAAGATGGATCGCTCCAGACTGACGAAAACTTTGCTGTCAAGGGTCTCAAAGACGTTTACGCCGTTGGAGACATTGCAACCTATCCGTACCACGGCCCAGGAGGCAACGGAGGCCTGGTTCGTATTGAGCACTGGAACGTCGCTCAGAACGCCGGCCGTGCTGTCGCTACGCACATTGTGAACCCATCTGCAAGCACTACGTACTTTATCCCCGTCTTCTGGTCTGCTCTGGGCGCTCAACTGCGGTACAGCGGCAATACCATTGCCTCAGGATGGGACGACGTGGTCTTGGACGGCGATGTTGGTGCTGGGAAATGGTTAGCATACTATACTAAAGGAGAAACCGTTGTGGCCGTTGCCTCGCAAGGACGCGATCCCGCTGTGATGCAGGTGTCTGAGCTGTTGAGGCTTGGAAGGGCACCCACCAAGAGTCAGCTGAAGGGTGGTGTAGACATCTTTAGCATTGACGTATCGGCATAG
- a CDS encoding uncharacterized protein (EggNog:ENOG41), translating into MAYNELYQYSVVSALMEGLGDFGLPYKELVQHGDHGLGTFRRMDGEMIALDGQVYQMKADGSIIKVDSAGGSEIAPFAQLTRFQASATADVEFKDKKGFTDALSNLLPKTKNHFVAFRVDGLFKVVAVRTAGGQFCRHENIRELHKRQTTYEFTNVRGSIIGFRSPEFLQGVGVAGDHLHFISDERDRGGHVLEVTTLEGSPVKLSAAVQSKVHLEFPDDDDYKEVNLKVDADRIRIVEG; encoded by the coding sequence ATGGCGTACAACGAGCTCTATCAATACTCCGTCGTCTCCGCCCTCATGGAGGGCCTCGGGGATTTCGGTCTTCCATATAAAGAGCTCGTCCAGCACGGCGACCACGGTCTCGGAACATTTCGTCGAATGGACGGCGAAATGATTGCCCTCGACGGCCAAGTCTACCAAATGAAAGCCGACGGCTCAATCATCAAAGTCGACAGCGCTGGGGGTTCAGAAATTGCGCCCTTTGCACAGCTCACTCGCTTCCAAGCGTCTGCCACAGCCGACGTCGAgttcaaggacaagaagggctTCACAGATGCTCTTTCCAATCTTTTACCAAAGACCAAAAATCACTTCGTAGCCTTTAGAGTCGATGGGCTCTTTAAAGTGGTAGCAGTTCGCACCGCAGGCGGTCAATTCTGTCGTCATGAAAACATCAGAGAGTTGCACAAGCGCCAAACCACCTACGAGTTCACCAACGTCCGCGGAAGTATAATTGGATTCAGATCACCAGAGTTTCTGCAGGGCGTCGGTGTAGCAGGCGACCATCTTCACTTTATTTCCGATGAGAGAGACCGTGGCGGACATGTATTGGAGGTTACGACTTTGGAGGGCTCGCCGGTGAAACTCTCTGCAGCAGTTCAAAGCAAGGTTCATCTAGAGTTTCCGGATGATGACGACTATAAAGAGGTGAATCTGAAAGTCGACGCCGATCGGATTCGAATCGTGGAAGGTTGA
- a CDS encoding uncharacterized protein (EggNog:ENOG41), which produces MLTLRSSEQEQHDDEQLEEPIQIHAFCDKADLTWTDGSGQAQSIDDVYFKVDIDTLISKAIFRLTCRIWVKGKDKNRTSVYLFIHPENIQTIRLEAIDGVSLLHFSMNQNYSRLVVPNDRVLECKHSTLPRLQSMKALAEIDTFTVHLKASGMTGLTHYHLRQIASTFSSPQTRRLETDDSRVDLQSLYSGIGGHVFNTGTIFAGGNNKRDQGLPEDTSPPPPIEYEPCREHKPHRKRKRERERERESSDPNYDRPSSDLKGLIGHLLDMENRLRNDMKVMTESSETRLRNDMKNAIESSRNRLRDDMKDMIESSEDRLRNHVKDVVEATGSRLKDDLNDMLDSRADEIDRRIDGSMDDLKTECIGTIESEFGYLKYGIEEVTKGIEEAEEKAKGVLVALDEAGDGIERRVGKYLNSIRLQVTVEDE; this is translated from the exons ATGCTGACACTGCGTAGCTCGGAGCAAGAACAGCATGACGACGAACAGCTTGAAGAACCCATACAGATTCACGCCTTTTGTGACAAGGCCGATCTAACTTGGACGGATGGCAGTGGCCAAGCACAGAGCATTGATGATGTATACTTCAAAGTCGACATCGATACCCTGATCTCGAAAGCCATTTTTAGGCTTACATGCCGGATCTGGGTTAAGGGCAAAGACAAGAACAGGACGTCCGTCTATCTATTCATACACCCTGAGAATATTCAGACCATCAGATTGGAAGCCATTGATGGTGTGTCATTACTACACTTCTCTATGAACCAAAACTATTCTCGCCTTGTTGTCCCCAACGACCGCGTTTTGGAATGCAAACACTCGACTCTTCCTCGACTGCAGTCAATGAAAGCCCTCGCAGAGATAGACACGTTTACAGTACATTTGAAAGCTTCCGGTATGACCGGGCTGACACACTATCATTTACGCCAGATTGCATCGACATTCTCATCTCCCCAAACCAGACGTCTGGAGACGGATGATAGCCGCGTCGATCTCCAATCATTATATAGTGGCATAGGAGGCCATGTTTTCAACACGGGCACAATCTTTGCGGGAGGCAACAACAAAAGAGACCAAGGTTTACCAGAGGACACATCACCACCCCCTCCGATTGAAT ATGAGCCCTGTCGCGAACACAAACCACATCGTAAACGCAAACGCGAGCGCGAACGTGAACGCGAATCTTCCGATCCCAATTATGATCGTCCATCCAGCGACCTGAAAGGCCTCATAGGGCACCTTCTTGATATGGAGAACCGTTTGCGAAATGACATGAAAGTAATGACTGAATCTTCGGAAACCCGCTTAAGAAATGACATGAAGAATGCGATCGAATCTTCGAGAAATCGTTTGAGAGATGACATGAAGGATATGATCGAATCTTCTGAAGATCGTTTAAGAAATCATGTGAAGGACGTGGTCGAAGCTACCGGAAGCCGTCTAAAGGATGACCTGAACGACATGCTAGACTCCAGAGCAGATGAAATAGATCGCAGAATTGATGGGTCCATGGATGACTTGAAAACGGAATGTATCGGGACCATTGAATCGGAATTCGGATACCTAAAATACGGCATTGAAGAGGTGACGAAAGGCATagaagaggccgaagagaaAGCGAAGGGGGTGTTGGTTGCGCTGGACGAGGCCGGTGACGGCATAGAGAGGCGGGTAGGGAAATATCTGAACAGCATTCGCTTGCAAGTGACTGTCGAAGATGAATGA